From Mastacembelus armatus chromosome 13, fMasArm1.2, whole genome shotgun sequence, one genomic window encodes:
- the LOC113134957 gene encoding olfactory receptor 11A1-like codes for MINSTHVSCFILAAYFDTDDLKYIYFMSMMFFYTLIIFSNVLVIVVICVNRSLHEPMYMFLCSLFVNDLYGSTGLFPFLLVQILSDIHTVSVPFCFLQVFCLYTYASVEFTNLAVMSYDRYLAICCPLQYNTRMSSNKVVLLIVVIWLPPFFAVLVTVSLSASLQLCGNSLSKVYCDNFSIVKLACSDTTVNNIYELVAASLTVYAPVSVILYTYMRILKVCFSGSKQTRQKAVSTCTPHLASLLNFSFGVSFEILQSRFNMNSLPSMLQIYLSMYFLTCQPLFNPVMYGLNMSKIRIACKSKLLCLIRKCKK; via the coding sequence ATGATAAACTCTAcacatgtttcatgttttatactTGCAGCATATTTTGACACTGatgatttaaaatacatatatttcatgagcatgatgtttttttatactttaattattttttctaatGTGTTGGTGATTGTGGTGATCTGTGTAAACAGAAGCTTACATGAGCCCAtgtacatgtttctgtgcagcCTGTTTGTAAATGATCTGTATGGTAGTACAGGGTTGTTTCCATTCCTTTTGGTTCAGATCCTCTCTGACattcacactgtgtctgttcccttttgtttcctgcaggttttctgtttgtatacATATGCAAGTGTGGAATTTACTAATTTAGCTGTCATGTCTTATGACAGGTACCTTGCTATCTGTTGTCCTCTACAATACAACACACGAATGTCGTCTAACAAAGTTGTCTTGCTTATTGTTGTTATATGGTTACCtcctttttttgctgttttagtCACAGTATCATTGAGCGCCTCTTTACAGCTGTGTGGCAACAGTTTAAGTAAAGTGTATTGTGACAACTTTTCCATTGTAAAACTGGCCTGCTCTGACACCACTGTAAATAATATCTATGAGCTTGTTGCTGCTTCCCTCACAGTGTATGCTCCTGTGTCTGTAATCCTGTACACGTACATGAGGATtcttaaagtgtgtttttctggttctAAACAGACCAGACAGAAAGCTGTCAGTACCTGCACACCTCACCTTGCTTCTCTGCTCAACTTTTCTTTTGGTGTTTCCTTTGAAATATTACAGAGTAGATTTAATATGAACAGTTTACCCAGTATGCTGCAAATATATTTGTCTATGTATTTTCTTACTTGTCAGCCGCTTTTCAACCCTGTAATGTACggtctgaacatgtccaaaatACGTATCGCATGTAAAAGTAAACTTTTATGTTTGATTAGAAAGTGTaagaaatga